The following DNA comes from Cedecea neteri.
CCAGCTGAAGGCCTTTGTCACCCTGCATTGATCGCGAATTTATCTTCGGAAAGAACACTTTCAAGATACCCTCCTGCGCCAACCCCTGCCACCACTTGTCCTTTCATACCATCTTTAATTTTTGCTACATCTCCGAATGGTGGGTTGAGATGTGATTTTTCTATTGCTTTGGTTATTTTGTCACTGGCGACGCCTTTATCTCCCAGACTGAAAGCCAACGATGCAGGAAGGTAGCCTCGCTACGATACCTCAGATAGATTAATGCTTAAGAGAAGCCCGGCAATACCAGGTTTTATTATCGTTCAACTTTAATCAGTGAATCATAACAACCAAACTCAGGGAAACGATCATAATTTCCTGATACATCAGTCTTCGTCTGGCTTTCCTCTAAAAGATGGGGATTAAACTGCTCTTCCCGTACTACGGTATTTCCATCCTCATTAAAAATGTAAGTGGTCCCACGCGATACATTCAATATACCAGCACCTTCGCCTTCATTTTCAGCGAACTCTCTATAAACCGCCGTTGATAAAAAAATATCAATATTATTCAATACATTGAAACTATACAAAAGATACTCTCTGAGCTCTTTATCCAGAAAACTCACACTGACCCATCCAGCATTCTGCGTTACATTAATAAAACATAATGGATTCGTATCAGAACCAATCAGCACAGTGTAAGGCTCACCTACCTTATGTTTTTTGAGGGCTTTCTTTTCATCCCATAACTCAATTGGTTTTTTCTTTGCTCTAAACCATGACTTACAGTAAAAAACATCCTTATCCATTTATATGCCTCCCCGTTGGCATTACGGGTCATTACATTAGCTTTTTTAGCTGAACCAAGTACTGATTGAGGTATAGGTTGAGCTCAAGAAGGAATCTCCAGAATATTAGTCCCCTTCAACTGACTCCAGGTAGTCCCCAGTAAGCTACACAGGAAGAACAGTAACTGACTGGCAGACAAATTAAAATATCGGCACCGCGACAGATATTTTTAATGATCAATAGAAATCCGGATTTATATGACCATCTGCTTTCAGGATTTCAAGAGATCGGTTATAGGCGGTTTCGTCGCATTCCCGAAGGTCATCTAATAAATTCTCTTCAATTAATGCATTATGATAAAAATCCGAATGATAGTAAATAACACATTCAGGGATTCAATCTTGCTGATGAAGTCCCTTTCTTTGCCTACAGCACTATTTATCATAGCCAAGCTACAAATCCAATCCGTTGTTAAAGAGCATTCAAACCAAATTTATACGTCATACCCAGCATTTTTGAACACAGCACGCACATGTTTAGTAAGACTCTGAAGATCATCATAAGCTATCGGGCTAAAATCTGGAGAATACTCACTAACATACTCGTTTACTGCACGTGTACCTGCCTCCATTTTCTTACCAAGTTCTTCAATATATTTAGGCAAGATACATCTATTAACCCCTGGGCCATATTCTTTTTTTTGGCTAATCATAGACCACTGCACTTCTCCTTTATAAGATTTAATGGCCTTTTCTAACAACACAACAATTTCCGGATTCTCTTCTTTAAACCGAAAACTGGTGTAAGGGGGATACTTAGAACGATCAACTTTTTCAAAATGGTCATTTACCCATTCATCCTGAATCCGACTCTGATAACGACGCCACTCGAGAACACCTAAAGATTCGATAAAATTTAATAATACGGTTTCTTTCTTACCTATATGAGACATTATTATAATCCCTGAAATTTGTCGGAGAGCATAACATTTCCTTGATTTAAATATTTTACATGCTTTTCCCCGCTCCCTAAGGATCGGTTTTAATTTGAGTCTTTAAGATAATAATAAAAATCAATAATACTTTTTAAGTCGGTTTTCCATTCAGATACTTCCATACCCTCTTCACTATGAGTCTCTCGCCTACCAATGAAATCATTAATGGGTCCTGGGGTAAATTCTGAACGCTCATCTAAAAACAACATTTTTTTAATATAAACATCCTCGTCATAAAAATACATCACCCATATAAAAATAAAATTTGTTAAGCTAGGCTCATACATTGAAACAGCCAAAGCGGAGTGATCTTTTTTTCAATCCCTTGCTTAAGAGAACTCATCCAGCTTATTTTATAATCCTCAATTGACCAATAAGACATAGGAATATGAAGTGATTCAGTAAAATAACCAATTACTATTGAGCAAGGAAGAACCAACTCATTATTCTCTACTATCAATTCACCACTATGGAAAATACCAAACATTATTTAACCTTTAATCTTCTAAATTGCCATCATAAGTCCCTAAATGACTCTCTGTTCGGTCGAACATCTTCCACACACCAGTAAAATTATGACTATCAATATCTGGTGTAGCATAAGCTTTTCATTAAAGATGTCGGTTAAGAGAGTAACTAACTGGCATGTAGACTAAAATCACAACAACAAAGTTACGTGATTGGTTTTATTATGGACCAACCCAAATTAGTTTAGATTTCGAATCATTAGGCACTATACTAAATAACTCCTTTATATACATAATATTTTGATTGTAGTTTGGCGATATATCTTCATTACATTTTTCAAAGTAAGCTTTTGCTTGGTGATTCAAAAACCATATGTCGTGATCTGTAAAGTTCTTATCCAGAATGGTAACCGTCAAATTATGAACAAACTCAGCTTCCAGATAGCAAGACAAATTCAGAATTTTTTCTTTCCTTTCCAATTGTAGTAGGTTTCGTATGTAAGGCAGCGCAAGCTCTAGCATTTTTACGTATAATTCATTTTTATACATGCAACTATCCCCATTATTAATATGTATAAAATGTAGCATTTTTGACCGACATAAAATAAGCTCTAGCCGGATAATTTTTAGTCTGAGACATGAGTTATTTTATATAAATTTTTCTACACACGAAACTAAATAAAATCTTCAGAAATGCAAGGTTTCTGATGAATGCTCTCTCTTTGCCCTACAGCACTATTTATCAACGTCAAGTTACAAATCCGTTGTTAAAGAGCACTCAAACCAAATTTATACGTCATACCCGGCATTTTTGAACACTGCACGCACATGCATGGCCAATCCAACAAGATCTTCATAAGCGATTGGACCGAAATCTGGTTCATATTTTTCCATATACTTATCAGCTGTAAGTTGAAATTCAGACCATGCAAAATCTCTTTTTTTATTAACATATTCTGGCAATATACATCTATTTACACCTTCGCCAAATTCTTTTTTTTGACTTATTAATGTCCATTTCAATATTCCACAATATGAATTAACTGCCTTTTCCAGAAGAGCAATTATCTGGTCATTTTCATTTGAAAATCTAAAACTTGTCGCTGGAGGTCGAGATGAGCGATCCTCGCTAAATTCAGGAGTGCTTTTAAATTTAAAAGAGGGGTATCTGGATGGAATCCTTCTCCATTCGATATCCCCAAGCTTGCTGATAACATCATAAAGTTCTTTGCCGTTTGATGTATTCATTACTTCAATCCATTATATTTATGCCATTATAATTAATTGACTTCATGTGTTTTCTCCAATCCCCTTTCGGAATGGGTTTCAACGACAAACCAGGAGCATAAACATATTTTCCTCATACTTCTGTGATTATTTTATCTATCCTTCTTCAGTTCCACCGCTCAGAAGATTATTCTCAACCTCAACCCGGGCAGCATTTGCACCGCTGGCGGCTGAGAACGTACTGCCACCCACGCTACCGCCTGCCACTGCGCCTATGGCGGTAGCAAGGTTGCTGATGAAGTCCCTCTCTTTGCCCTCCAGCGCTTCGGCTTTTTTACCGTAAAACGCCATTGCCAGGCTGTCGCCCATCACGCCGAACTCATACCTCCGGCAGCCGCGGCTAGCGGGCCACACACCTTAAGTTGCTGCCCGGAAAATATTATTTATCAGCGTCAATATTTATCTATATCGCCGTGGATAAAGAAGGCAAGCCTCGCGCGATACCTCAAATAGGTTAATGCTTAAGAGAAACCCGGTCATGCAGTTTTTTATTAACGAATACTTAAAGAATGCATCAAACCAGTCGGTTCTAGTTATCAATTATTATTAAAGTCCAGGCAATATAGATAAATCGCAACAGCCAGAGAAGCACATCCGCAAAAGAAGAATTAATCTTGTCGGAAACTAACCACGGCTATCTTTTACCAATCAGGAGCATCAAATATCACCTAACAATGCAACACTGACTTTAAATATTTTTAAACACAAAAAATATTTATCGCATGATATTCCTCAAAGTAAATTCTTTACCAATAGCAACAACCTCTGAGTCACTTTCATCAAATCGACCTAAGAGAAAAAATATAACCCCATCGTTGTGCAATATATTCTCAATCCATTTTTCCATCCGCCCCCTGACAGAAACATGAGTATCAATCAAGTCTGGTGACAAATTAGAAAAGAAAAGCTTTTCATCAACATTTATTAACTTCTGAATGTCACTGGCAATGCAACTATCGGCACAACAAACCCCTGTTAACACCAAGTCTTTATTTCCTTTATCAATAAAGGATTTCTTACCCCAAAAGACATCCGTTTTTACTCCTGAAGACTCTATCAACCCCCATGTTTTTTTATAATTTACTATCGCGGTATTGGGCTGTTCTGGTGATAACTGAACCATTAAGTGTATATTATCGCTGTCATTATCAGTCAAGGTAGAAAAAATTTTTTTTAATAACTCACCTCCATACTCTCTGCGAGAGTATCCATGCCATTCCCAACTAACAGCTGAAATCCCATCTACTGCAGGAAGTAAACCATCAAAATTACAAATATCATTTTTGTCATTTATATTCTTAGCATAACGCTTAACATAGTTAGTATTTATAGTGATTATCTTTTTCATCATTAAAATGCGGACCTCGATTCTGGCTTGGATCATCTGCAAAGAAATGTCCACCAGCATCATCTCGAATAAATACTTTCTGAGTTCCACCACCTCCCAAGATGTAACCCTGCGTGGGACCTGGGGATTTTGAGGTAAAAAAACAGGCTATTATAAAATAGCCTGCCAGAAGAATTTTTTGGGGAGGAGTACTAAGAGATAGCGCTATCTGGACATCTGAAAGGTGAAGGGTCGCTATTTTTAACAATGACTCCTCGCCTCCTCATTGTGTTTTGATTACCGGAGGTCGGATAAAGGCTGAATTTTAATGTGCAAACCCCGGTCGTCGCCGGAATCTTCTTAAGAGTTCCATTTGACATTAAAATCAGCTAACTGATTATCAAGATAATCTTTTTTTTCAAACCAATAATCAAAAGATTGAGCGTCTTTATTACGTAAAATCAGATAATACCCCCCTGTATCACCATGAGTATCATCAACAATTTGGATTTCCCATCCGGAGTACTCACCGTTAATAACTATGCCATTGTTCAAAATCATTTTGCTTACTTAATCCTCATAAGGAACATGATTGTTGGAGATGTATTTACCAGTTTCAGGATTTTTTACACCAAAATGAACATGCGGAACACCAGGAGCATGAGCACCGCCAATTGAACCTGAGTCTATCCTAAATTCCTTTGTTCCATCGGCACCATGATAAACACCTGACCCTGACTTACCGATCTCTTTATATCCGGCTCCCAAGAACTTTAATCCAGCGGCTAATGCTTCATCTGAAGTAAGGGTTGTCGAACTAGTGAAATTTTTCTTACCTGACAAAGTTTCGTTAATAATGCTGTCGATCTTACTGTTAGAATTTTCTGACAGATACACAACATCTTCTTGGTGAATGGATCTGCGCCTGGGTTAACTAAAATGCTCCCGCCCGTATTCGGCTTTCCATCCGTATTCCCGGTATGGCTGCTGCCGTTTCGATCGCGCTGATCCGGTGTGGTCAGCGTCGTGCCTTTGTTTTGCTCCGGGATGGGGTTCGTCAGCGTACTGTCAACCAGCGGCCGGTCAAGCGCCGGCAACGGAAGCAGAGTGGCTTTCTGTCCCTCGACCATTTCCTTATACGCCGCCTACTGCTCCGGGGTCAGCCGCTCGATGGCATCGGCTTTACCCGTCATGGCCGCTGCCAGTAACATTGTGCGGTCTGCATCTGAGAGATTGTCCATCGCCGTTATCGCCACGCCGATGCCCAGCAACGCCCCCAGCCCTTTCTCCACAACCATATTACGGCATGAGGCGATCTTAGAGCATGCAGTGACGCCAAGACGCACGACGGCTGCCAGATTATTATTCTCAACCTCAACCCGGGCAGCATTTGCACCGCTGGCGGCTGAGAACGTATCGCCACCCACGCTACCGCCTGCCACTGCGCCTATAGCGGTAGCAAGGTTGCTGATGAAGTCCCTCTCTTTGCCCTCAAGCTCTTCGGCTTTTTTGCCGTAAAACGCCATTGCCAGGCTGTCGCCCATCACGCCGAACTCATACCTCCGGCAGCCGCGGCTAGCGGGCCACACACCTTAAGTTGCTGCCCGGAAAATATTATTTATCAGCGTCAATATTTATCTATATCGCCGTGGATAAAGAAGGCAAGCCTCGCGCGATACCTCAGACAGATTAATTCAGCTGCCCGGTAACGCCGGGCAGTTTATTTCCCTCCACCTGACCACCTCATTTCTCCCCGATTTCCCGAAGAAGATAATCAATAAAAAGGCGCGTTTTAGCTGCTGATGGGCTCGCCTTCATCAGCATCATAACGACTAAACACCTGGGCTATTTTTTAGTGTTAAATTTATCTATCAAATTGAAAACTATTGTAGCCGATGTAATCGCTATCCCTGCGATGCATCCAAAAATAATAGCTCTCTTTATCTGTCCATCAGGAATCAGAAAATATCCATTCTTTATGTATATAATGAACGATGCCCCAGCCCCTAAAAGAAAACAAAACAGTATACAAAAAATGCAAGAATAAATTAACAATTTGATATACGGAATCATTTTTCAAGCTCCTTTTCTTTTTCAGGTTTTTTTTGCACTGCCGGTGCATTTAAGAGATCTTTTGTGTACCCTCCTAAAAACTCTGTTCCGAGTGAACCTATCGCATCAAATACTAATCCAGGTACTTCCTTTCCTGTTACCAAATTAACAGCCTTTGGTGCGTACTCACCAAATCCCCATCCCAGCCCAGCATCTCCTGCTGCGATACCAACAGATCCAACATCAGCACCATCGCTAAACACCGCCCCACCTGCAGCTATACCGACACTCTGCCAGACCCCTCGCCCCGGTGCCAGCAGCCCCGTAATACCTGCTGAAACACTTCCCTTATAATCCCAGGTTTTTTGCTGGTTTTCCGGCAAGCTTAGATTTTTTTCGCTGTTAATATCGAACCACTGATAAGTACCGTTAGCAATTTCTGCGATGACGGCCCCCCCCACAGCTTTACCCACCGATGCCGCTGGCCCTAAATAAGCCGCTCCCGCGATCAGCACACCATCTTTATATCCATTGACGATAACTTTGGTGATATTGGCACCATCCGGTAAATCACCTTTAGCGAGCTTATCCAGCCCCGCCTGAGTTTGTTCCACTGTCAAATTATTGTCCTGCGCATACTGGCTCCAGGAAAGCACCGCCTGACCGTAATTCATCATCCCGGATGGCAGGCTTAACCCATTATTCTCAACAGCATTCTTCCCAACCTGAGCGCCGGTAGTCGCCGCTGCGGTGCTATTCCCCACCACGCCGCCGGCGATCCCTGCCGCCATGGTGCCGAGCAGGCTAACCAGCTGTTTCTGGTCCTGGGTTAAATTACCCGGATCTTTACCGGGGAACATCTCGGCGGCGATATGCCTCGCCGCCAGTTCGCCGCTGAAGGCGCCCGCCGCACCTGCCGCCGCATTGCCGCCTGAAAGCTGCGCCGCCAGAGCGCCCCAGACCGCATGCGCCATCAGGTTAGCAGGCTCATTGACTTCGTCACCCTTGGTAGTGGCGCCCTTAATAACCTGCGCCATCACCGGGTTCAGCCCCCCCGCCAGGGCTTTATTGAAATCGCCCCCGGCGGCGCCGGCCAGAATGCCGCTCACCGACTGCGCGACCATCTGGTATTTACCGCCGATGCCGTAGTCGCCAAAGGCTTTCTGGTAGTCCTCCGTATTGCGCAGTTCTGCAGCGCTCATGCTGGCGTATTTGCTATCTTTGGCACGCACGGCATCCAGCGCCTGCAGATCGCCATAGGTGGCCACCACGCCGGTCATCTGGCCGCCGATTTCACCCACCAGCTGCGCCGTTTGCAGGCGTTTTTGCTCTTCCTCTTTGTTAAAGATCTGCCCGATACTGCCGTTGGCATGTTCGGTGTCGCGACTCAGCGTGGCAAAGTCCTGCTGCTGATTCGCCTTCTACGTTATGCTTGATAACGTCTACTCTAATAAATATGAAAGTTTAGGTGAAAAAGGTTTCTTCCGAGCCTATCGGCCAACACGACAAAGTCAGCGAGGCCATTTTATTTACGTGGCAGTGAACAAAGAAGGCAAGCCTCGCGCGATACCTCAGATAGACTAATGCTTAAGAGAAGCCCGGCAATGCCGGTTTTTTTATTCATTAAAACAATATTGCTGGGAAGACGAGAATAATTTAGCCGATCTTATATTTTAGACAGATTTCATTCGAAGTTAAACCACCATTAATCAATTGATTATATTCACTTTCTGTTATTTCCACTCTTTTCTCTTCAGTTCCTTGATTGCCTGACAAACAGAAAAACACATACTGACAATCATTTATTTTCTTTATTCGCCACCAAGTGCTGGTTGAGAATTCACCCTCTGCCAGTGAGGCCTGTTCAGGATATGAAAATGATTTCATTGTGTAGCATTTATCCATATCGTTCATTTCACTTACCACCGTTATATTTATGCAGCAATATTCCTTTCCGTCAGAAAGTCACGCCATCTAAAGGCATTATTATTTCTTGAGCAACAAGGAATGCAGAGAGATGAAATAAGCGTAATCGTTATCAACAATGCAACGTTACATTCCACCGTATTATTTTTAGAAGACACCTCGCAAGATTGGATATAGCCAGTGAATCAGGCTCTGTGTTTTTGTACAGCATGATATAATACTCAGGTGTTGAAGCGAATGGCTTACAGAAGAGAAGTACGACATAAGAAATTAATTATTAAGTACCGCGACATAAAGGTGTACCACCACCTCTATGTCGCTAACCACATACAACTTACAAGGAGTTGAACATGGCTGCGAAGAATTTTAAGCCAGAAGCCACTATTTCCAAAACAAAATCAAACGCATCGGAAAATAACGCTGAATACTGCGATTCGGTACGCAATAAACCAGATAAGTGCTTGCCAGCAGCCCCACCTTCCCGCACTGAGTTTTACGACCGGGTGCGGTACGACTATCTGCCACTTCAGGGTGAATGGATTTCACAAGCCGGGTTTACACCGGGTATGCCGATAAAAATTCGGGTGATGCCGGACTGCATTGTGATCACCGCCCAGAACAGTCGCGAACTTTGGGGTTGTGCTGAGGGGTTAAGCGTCACACATTTCAACAAGAAGAAGATGCAGCAGTGGATAAAAAGCTTCCCTGGGGCGTTGAACGACACCGGCGATATCCCGGTTATCAGGCGGGAGTCACCCCGCTATGACTGCCTGAAGCGGGGTAAGGACTGAGCTTTAACGTGAATATCCCAACCGCGAGAAGTTGGGATTATCATCTAACCAATAAATTCATCTCTCTCATAAGGTTCTGGCCAGGAACTTTCAAATGCAACAGCTTCAATTTCCAACTGATTTGATGTAACCAGACTAACCATAAAACAACCACCATATGGTAGTTTTTTATGCTCAAAGTTACGTTCCCAATAGCGTTTTTCTTTATTTATTTTAGAGAAAGGCTGGTTGAGCTGTACCGTGGTAAAAAATCCAACACCCGTTCTATTCCTTTCTAAAACCTCAGCACTATCCAATTGAAAAACCAATTCTTCACCGAGTGCAAAGGTCAACGCGAAATATTCTTCATCCAATAACTGCATTAGAACGGCCTCAAAGGCGCTGTTGATATTCTGAATTCACCATTAACAGCAATGTCCTTGACACTTACATTGCTGTTACCAACACGTACTGTTACCCAACTCCCTGTTTGATAAGAACCCGAATTTCTAGCCAAAGGTTGAGCTGCATTATGCATTTCTTTTAAAGCTGCTTCCTGAGAACCAAACTCTTTTATAAGGCTACTGACTTGATGCTTATCTGCAAATATATGGGATACTTTTTTGATATCATATCCCAACTTCTCAACATCTTTCTTCGCTATTTCAGCTGATTGCTGGCTCCGTGCATTCCCCTCATCTTCTGGCCCCCAGCCACCTGGCGTTCCTGAACCCGCGCCACCGTATTCGGCTTTGTCATCATCCGACAGGTCCTTGCCTACATTCGGTTGGCTTTGCTTATTGTCACCACCACCAAGCATTTCACCAATAATAACCCCAAGGCCCGCATCTGCCGCACCGCCTGCGGTGCCACCGCCCATACCACCACCGCGTATGAGGTCATCACCGAGACTATTAGGACAAGTTCAAGTTTGATGAACATAACCACACCCCCTATCAAAAAACGTTCAATCTCAGAAGGTGTTGGCTTTTTCCGGGCCGATCGGCCAGCGCAATAAAGCCACCGAGGCGATATTTATCTATGTTGCCATGGATAAAGAAGGCAGCCTCGCACGATACCTCAGACGGACTAGCGCTTAAGAGAAACACGGCAATGCCGGTTTTTTTATCACTATGCTACAGAGGCTGTCTGCTGCTCAAGTTTGCGCTCGGAGATTGACGACTAGCTGCCGAGGTAATGATTGCAATAACTCCGTAGGTAATCTGACAGGCAAAAAAAATCCCGCCAGCTGTGGGCGGGATAGACATTATTTTAGGTCCATAACTCTTTACCATCGGATGATAACCATACCACTCCGGCAGGAGCTTTAACCAAAAACCACATACCATACTCATCTAAATCATCATCTTCCTCTTCGCATGGGTATGGTGGCCAAGCTGCTTGTATCATCAATACTTGTTGCTCAACAGAGCCCGATAAAAAAACACCATTCACCGCTAATTTTATTTTTTTCTCAGTTAATAGTCTGGTCAATATACAAAAAAACACTTTCTTTCTGAAGGCGTAATTATCAGAAATCTCAGCACATTCAACACTGATATGCTGCCATATAGTTCCCATTGACAGGCCATAAGAACTTTTAATAACCAATGAACATATTTCATTAATATCTTTCATTATTTAAATTTAACCTCCACCCTTCTTCCGCCATTTATCGATGGGGTCATCAAATCTATAGTCCATTTAGCACCTGTCTGTTGCGCTGATGTTGAAAAATCTCTCAATGTTACAGTACTACCAGCAGAAGGTCCTTCTGTAATTTTTACTGAGTACAGATTACCTTTTCCGGGAACAACCTTAACCGAAGGCATATTTTCTGATCCTGTAAGCTGTTTAAAGTAAGTCATGACATCAGCATCAGTGGCCCCCTTAAATACAGGCGCACCTAAACTTAGCTCTGGATCCGTAACCATCGTTTTCCCATTAATGTTTAACTGAAAATCTTTTGGATGTATGGCCGGATTATTAAATTGAGATGCAAGGTTATCAATTTTCTTCACTGCCTGCTGTTCTAATACTGTTCCCAATGGTTTAACACTTAAATCAGTACTGTTTTTCGAGTTCTGTGCTATTTTTTCTAAGGCTTCTTTTTCCGCCGATAGTTTTCCTGCAACTACAATACTGTCTGGCAGCTTCTTGCCTGGCACAAGAATACTGGCCAGCACTCCGCCCGTGGCTTCTACGGCAGCCTGATTTCCGTTCCATGCCTGTACCACTGTACCCGCTACTGCTGACCAGGTTTCACTTTTCATCAGAGCTGTAATATAGTCGGCTACCGCTTGATTCTTACCTGACAGATCGCTTAGAGCTTTATCACAGTAGTTGTCCCTCACAGCACAGGCTGTAAGCGCCATAGCAGCATCAGCACCATAGTCAGTAGTCGCCAATGCTGTGTCACCAGTATCTGCAGCTGCATTAATCACACTGTTAACCATTGCTGACAACGGGCCTTCACCTAGTTTATCTCTGACGAGATCTTTCCAGACTTTTGCACTTTTCTTAACAGATTCACGAGTCTTGTCACCGCTCAGTGAGTTATTCTCAACCTCAACCCGGGCAGCATTTGCACCGCTGGCGGCTGAGAACGTATCGCCACCCACGCTACCGCCTGCCACTGCGCCTATGGCGGTAGCAAGGTTGCTGATGAAGTCCCTCTCTTTGCCCTCAAGCTCTTCGGCTTTTTTGCCGTAAAACGCCATTGCCAGGCCGTCGCCCATCACTGCCGAACTCATACCTCCGGCAGCTGCGGCTAGCGGGTTACCGCCCTGAGCACTGGCGAGCCCGGCCGATACAATACCATGCAGCGCAATACGAGCGGCTTCATTACCCTGACTAACATCCTTCACCAGCTTCGCCATGTAAGGCGCCGCACCGGCAGCCATACCGCCCTGAATATTGCCCCCCAGCACGCCCGCCATTACGCCAGTCACGGCGCTGGTTGCTCGCCAGAAGTCGCTGCCAGGGCCATATTCTTTATCAGCGTCAATAT
Coding sequences within:
- a CDS encoding VENN motif pre-toxin domain-containing protein, which gives rise to MWPASRGCRRYEFGVMGDSLAMAFYGKKAEALEGKERDFISNLATAIGAVAGGSVGGSTFSAASGANAARVEVENNLLSGGTEEG
- a CDS encoding HNH/endonuclease VII fold putative polymorphic toxin, producing MLKIATLHLSDVQIALSLSTPPQKILLAGYFIIACFFTSKSPGPTQGYILGGGGTQKVFIRDDAGGHFFADDPSQNRGPHFNDEKDNHYKY
- a CDS encoding VENN motif pre-toxin domain-containing protein, with product MWPASRGCRRYEFGVMGDSLAMAFYGKKAEELEGKERDFISNLATAIGAVAGGSVGGDTFSAASGANAARVEVENNNLAAVVRLGVTACSKIASCRNMVVEKGLGALLGIGVAITAMDNLSDADRTMLLAAAMTGKADAIERLTPEQ
- a CDS encoding VENN motif pre-toxin domain-containing protein, whose amino-acid sequence is MTGVVATYGDLQALDAVRAKDSKYASMSAAELRNTEDYQKAFGDYGIGGKYQMVAQSVSGILAGAAGGDFNKALAGGLNPVMAQVIKGATTKGDEVNEPANLMAHAVWGALAAQLSGGNAAAGAAGAFSGELAARHIAAEMFPGKDPGNLTQDQKQLVSLLGTMAAGIAGGVVGNSTAAATTGAQVGKNAVENNGLSLPSGMMNYGQAVLSWSQYAQDNNLTVEQTQAGLDKLAKGDLPDGANITKVIVNGYKDGVLIAGAAYLGPAASVGKAVGGAVIAEIANGTYQWFDINSEKNLSLPENQQKTWDYKGSVSAGITGLLAPGRGVWQSVGIAAGGAVFSDGADVGSVGIAAGDAGLGWGFGEYAPKAVNLVTGKEVPGLVFDAIGSLGTEFLGGYTKDLLNAPAVQKKPEKEKELEK
- a CDS encoding SymE family type I addiction module toxin, with the translated sequence MAAKNFKPEATISKTKSNASENNAEYCDSVRNKPDKCLPAAPPSRTEFYDRVRYDYLPLQGEWISQAGFTPGMPIKIRVMPDCIVITAQNSRELWGCAEGLSVTHFNKKKMQQWIKSFPGALNDTGDIPVIRRESPRYDCLKRGKD
- a CDS encoding DUF596 domain-containing protein, with protein sequence MKDINEICSLVIKSSYGLSMGTIWQHISVECAEISDNYAFRKKVFFCILTRLLTEKKIKLAVNGVFLSGSVEQQVLMIQAAWPPYPCEEEDDDLDEYGMWFLVKAPAGVVWLSSDGKELWT